In Lacerta agilis isolate rLacAgi1 chromosome 8, rLacAgi1.pri, whole genome shotgun sequence, one genomic interval encodes:
- the ANKRD11 gene encoding ankyrin repeat domain-containing protein 11 isoform X1, protein MPKGGCSKTPQLEDFSLSNDMVEKQTGKKDKDKVSLTKTPKLDRSDGGKEVKERATKRKLPFTVGTNGDQKDSDTEKQGPERKRIKKEPATRKPSLLFGMGLPGIRAGYPLSERQQVALLMQMTAEESANSPAVDTTPKHPSQSTVCQKGTPNSASKTKDKVNKRNERGETRLHRAAIRGDARRIKELIIEGADVNVKDFAGWTALHEACNRGYYDVAKQLLAAGAEVNTKGLDDDTPLHDAASNGHYKVVKLLLHYGGNPHQLNRRGETPLKVANSPTMINLLLGKATYPSSEESSTETSEEEDAPSFAPSSSIDGNNTDSEFEKGLKHKAKNQEPPKAVTPVKDEYEFDEDDEQDRVPPVDDKHLLKKDYRKETKANSFISIPKMEVKTYTKNSTITPKKASHRILSDTSDEEETSLPVGTGEKLRLTTHSILPSNKAREPSNAKQQKEKSKVKKKRKKEAKGKEVRFGKKNDKFCSSESESENLESEEDDRDSVQSATCVKDSRLVLKESSLFNSLSASSASSHGSLGSQKHNATLAEQHSKHWRTDNWKTVSSPAWSDVSSLSDSTRTRLTSESDYTSEDSSLESLKPVRKKQEPKKRAQHGAAVIVEKKNSFHASVDGAIPKRDKEGKVVKKHKTKHKHKNKERGQCPATQDIKIIKAFSFDYEDSKQKTDKALIVETECPVENKLKVLKHEREHFKKEDKFQKTKSEEKEWLFKDDAGKTSKEEKSLKKAKEASKDLSKTFREEKSSRLEKEKPIKEKSPKEEKPRIHKEERKKKSKDKQFKSDKKNEPKEEKPAKPEKEKALKEEKERCKKDKGYREEPNFEEFSNKNQFLESEDTKFSLSDDQQDRWFSDLSSDSSFDFKGEDSWDSPVTDYREIQNDTVTKLIIETVKEEIKDKKRDSKAKDKREYSEKRNEKDTFLKKKEREYVERNSEKKKDQVEKHKSISSYLPEKKRKDSAESFKERKEKEASEINRERRDLPDSSKDRKEVKIKQEESYRDEFKDYGCETFFKEKSEPEFSGKNVENWDRHHSGKEKKDVPEKDKKEKLKTEKYKEKSKVEDKERNEKALLEKTQKDKELDKGFKEKKDTKEKYKDPHNKDKERKGSLDQVKEKKEKNFSGDREDFHERRDEKKGRERTWYNILDIFTDESEDEKDDYSLSGFKLGEGLGSEMHRMDSMQDKDDGMVAERDLYVPDKHRKYSSDRQHSTERQKDKESKEKKKDKGLPEGGKEKKEKSSFEKHKEKKDKDSVEKYKDRKERSSVDSAQERKAKQKFPEKVEKKHAGEEKVKNRHKEKLDKEYTKEKRSSKSGEAEKSLLEKLEEEALNEYRDDSNDKISEISSDSFTDRGQDPVLTNIFESSNLSLADATEEKFKESLPLPCLPDKLKEKERHRHSSSSSKKSHEKEKAKKEKAEKKDKTDEFKDSSNRKDSTQYEKDFAMDGEGISISYGTKTEAEEELDKNMEYLFPEKKEKNDAERELPKKAEKDKAYSSSTVSTTKEKKKRDRHKEKWKEEREKHRDKHTDGFFRHHKEEQKSAKDKDSSQVITLKDKSKEEPPKFNDLKVKERLKENQEKDKSECLKMSNGNDKITLPKEGTKKDIRPREKLLGDGDLMMTSFERMLSQKDLEIEERHKRHKERMKQMEKMRHRSGDPKLKDKVKANEDMRKRSLDLTTKKPLAPDTQLKDKKLKDLGPLAPVVSPDNKNQPVVGVDSKDWIAGPQLKEILPASPRPDQNRPTGVPTPASVVSCPSYEEVMQTPRTPSCSNEDYTDLMFDCADSQHSLPISTMSMNACSPSFFDRYSNSSSGFPENPSQTPTRTIPSTNLHRSMSVDIRRAAEEEFNVGDKFFRQQSVPATSNYDSPVQHLMEEKVSLPSIPIEKFPCLSPEYYSPDYGVPSPKAEALHCAPGTAGNVVQSPESVFSGLQAKSSPSHRDELLAPSVESALPPDLGLPLDATEEQQATASIMPPESSFLPPIEDNEFGSSIPEQNSTEWETTPTRNLDPPVPQSLIGNPSDHAVSWTVGSELLIKSPQQGPDSPKPFSSPDIPHPTPVPFIAADSLHPSSPVSYSLSVTESRLDTAKEDAEEAVPTEMVTAEQQASYADSPARLDTFFSNGSKPVPEEASDTPLQPASMPAESKVEAVNALENLEESTIAPVNPEEQAAWPDPFPNSEDDLDLGPFSLPGLPLQSKDVPEEELAESAEDTHEAEQETTSADFVDVGVSLGATNKQDDLTLNQKSILPEEPYLQADEQKANEISLEVVPEASSAPEQKNIEEAEAPQNIQEVTPADLAQSETKEEETSCEELSSATLASDSGSQASLSEAIRTESTDVQDIVVPGSNSQIPSSQTEVLQGSTQLESTEPPPKPVPETPKPPKIEEIPQRITRNRAQMLANQNKQNAAAAATTATTTTTTTTTTTTTTTSEKELPPASAPSTRAKGRVSEEEDAQAQHPRKRRFQRSNQQLQQQINTSTQQTREMIQQTLAAIVDAIKLDDIEPYHSDRSNPYFEYLQIRKKIEEKRKILCYITPQAPQCYAEYVTYTGSYLLDGKPLSKLHIPVIAPPPSLADPLKELFKQQEAVRGKLRLQHSIEREKLIVSCEQEILRVHCRAARTIANQAVPFSACTMLLDSEVYNMPLENQVWACLLMGDENKSVRDRFNARQFISWLQDVDDKYDRMKTCLLMRQQHEAAALNAVQRMEWQLKVQELDPAGHKSLCVNEVPSFYVPMVDVNDDFVLLPA, encoded by the exons AAAAGCAGGGTCCTGAAAGGAAGAGGATTAAAAAGGAGCCCGCAACTCGGAAGCCCAGCCTGCTGTTCGGAATGGGACTTCCAGGAATCCGTGCAGGTTATCCGCTCTCTGAGCGCCAGCAGGTTGCCCTTCTTATGCAGATGACAGCAGAAGAGTCTGCAAACAGCCCAG CAGTAGATACAACACCAAAGCATCCCTCTCAATCCACAGTTTGTCAGAAGGGAACTCCTAATTCTGCCTCCAAAACCAAAGATAAAGTAAACAAGAGAAATGAACGTGGAGAGACTCGGCTGCACCGGGCAGCTATCCGAGGAGATGCCCGACGCATCAAGGAACTCATTATTGAGGGTGCAGACGTCAATGTAAAAGACTTTGCAG GTTGGACGGCTTTGCATGAGGCATGCAACAGGGGTTACTATGACGTTGCAAAACAGTTGCTTGCTGCAGGCGCCGAGGTCAACACCAAGGGCTTGGATGATGACACTCCGCTGCATGATGCAGCCAGCAATGGGCACTACAAG GTGGTGAAACTGTTGTTACATTATGGAGGAAATCCTCACCAGCTTaacaggaggggagagacacCATTAAAAGTAGCTAATTCCCCCACAATGATCAATCTGCTCTTGGGGAAAGCCACATATCCTTCCAGTGAAGAGAGCTCCACAG AGAcctcggaagaggaagatgcTCCTTCGTTTGCACCATCCAGTTCCATTGATGGCAACAACACAGACTCTGAGTTTGAGAAGGGCCTGAAACACAAGGCCAAGAACCAGGAGCCTCCCAAAGCTGTCACACCTGTGAAGGATGAATATGAGTTCGATGAGGATGATGAGCAGGACAGGGTCCCACCAGTTGATGATAAACATCTTCTGAAAAAGGATTACAGGAAAGAGACTAAAGCAAATAGTTTTATTTCCATCCCCAAGATGGAAGTAAAAACTTATACTAAAAACAGCACAATCACACCAAAGAAAGCATCCCATCGTATCCTTTCAGACACATCTGATGAAGAGGAGACCAGCCTGCCTGTGGGGACTGGAGAAAAGCTGCGGCTGACAACCCATTCTATCCTCCCCAGCAACAAGGCTCGAGAACCTTCTAATGCCAAAcagcagaaagagaaaagcaaagtgaagaagaagcGGAAGAAGGAAGCAAAGGGCAAAGAGGTTCGGTTTGGCAAAAAAAATGACAAGTTTTGTTCCTCTGAATCAGAGAGTGAAAACCTGGAGAGTGAGGAGGATGACAGAGACTCTGTACAAAGTGCTACCTGTGTAAAGGACTCCAGATTGGTGTTAAAGGAGTCATCCTTGTTTAATTCCCTTTctgcttcctctgcctcttcccatgGGAGTTTGGGGTCTCAGAAGCATAATGCTACCCTTGCAGAGCAGCACTCCAAGCACTGGAGGACAGACAACTGGAAAACAGTCTCTTCTCCAGCCTGGTCAGATGTCAGTTCCTTATCGGATTCAACAAGGACGAGGCTGACCAGTGAGTCTGATTACACGTCTGAGGACTCAAGCCTGGAATCATTGAAGCCTGTGAGGAAGAAGCAGGAGCCCAAGAAGCGTGCCCAACATGGAGCTGCTGTGATTGTGGAGAAGAAAAATTCATTCCATGCCAGTGTTGATGGAGCTATTCCAAAGCGAGACAAGGAGGGGAAAGTTGTAaaaaagcataaaacaaaacacaaacacaaaaacaaagaGAGAGGCCAGTGTCCTGCCACCCAAGACATTAAAATAATCAAGGCCTTTTCTTTTGACTATGAGGACTCTAAGCAGAAGACCGATAAGGCTTTGATTGTGGAGACTGAATGCCCTGTTGAGAACAAGCTCAAAGTGCTTAAGCATGAGAGGGAGCACTTCAAGAAGGAAGACAAATTTCAGAAAACTAAATCTGAGGAGAAGGAGTGGCTGTTTAAAGACGATGCTGGAAAAACCTCTAAAGAGGAGAAATCCTTGAAAAAAGCCAAGGAGGCAAGTAAAGATCTCAGTAAAACTTTCAGAGAAGAAAAGAGCAGCAGATTGGAAAAAGAGAAGCCCATAAAGGAGAAATCTCCTAAAGAGGAAAAACCTCGAATACATAAGGAAGAGCGAAAGAAAAAATCTAAGGACAAGCAGTTCAAGTCTGATAAGAAAAATGAACCGAAGGAGGAAAAACCAGCAAAACCAGAAAAGGAGAAAGCCctgaaagaggagaaagagagatgtAAAAAAGACAAAGGTTACAGGGAGGAGCCCAACTTTGAAGAGTTTAGTAATAAAAACCAGTTTTTAGAAAGCGAGGACACAAAGTTCAGCCTCTCTGATGATCAGCAAGATCGGTGGTTTTCAGATTTGTCATCTGATTCTTCTTTTGATTTCAAAGGAGAGGATAGCTGGGATTCGCCAGTGACAGACTACAGGGAAATTCAAAATGACACTGTGACAAAACTCATCATAGAAACGGTGAAGGAGGAGATAAAAGACAAGAAGCGGGATAGTAAAGCAAAAGATAAGAGGGAGTACAGTGAGAAGCGTAATGAAAAAGACacttttctaaaaaagaaagagagggaatATGTTGAGCGGAACTCTGAGAAGAAAAAGGACCAAGTTGAAAAGCATAAAAGTATTTCTAGTTATCtgcctgaaaagaaaagaaaagattctgCTGAAAGCtttaaagagagaaaggaaaaggaggctAGTGAAATTAACAGAGAGAGAAGAGATTTGCCTGATAGCTCTAAAGATAGAAAAGAAGTTAAAATCAAACAAGAAGAATCCTACAGAGATGAATTTAAAGACTATGGCTGTGAAACATTCTTCAAAGAAAAATCTGAACCCGAATTTAGTgggaaaaatgtggagaactgggatAGGCATCATTcaggaaaagagaagaaagatgtgccagagaaggacaagaaagagaaattaaaaacagaaaagtaCAAGGAGAAATCCAAAGTAGAGGACAAAGAGAGAAATGAGAAAGCTTTgctggaaaaaacccagaaggacAAAGAATTAGATAAAGGTTTTAAAGAGAAGAAAGATACAAAGGAGAAATATAAAGATCCTCACAATAAAGATAAAGAGAGAAAGGGTTCACTAGACCAAgttaaagagaagaaagagaagaactTTTCTGGAGATAGAGAGGATTTCCATGAGAGGAGGGATGAGAAAAAAGGCCGGGAGAGGACATGGTATAACATCTTAGATATCTTCACAGATGAAAGCGAAGATGAGAAGGATGATTACAGCCTAAGTGGGTTCAAACTTGGAGAGGGCCTTGGGAGCGAAATGCATCGTATGGATAGCATGCAAGACAAAGACGATGGCATGGTAGCTGAGAGAGACCTTTATGTCCCTGACAAGCACAGGAAATACTCCTCTGATCGGCAGCATTCCACTGAGAGACAGAAAGACAAAGAgtcaaaagagaagaagaaagacaaaGGGTTACCAGAgggtggaaaggagaaaaaagagaaaagctcCTTTGAAAAACACAAAGAGAAGAAGGACAAAGACTCAGTAGAGAAGTATAAAGACAGGAAAGAGAGAAGCTCAGTGGACTCAGCCCAAGAAAGGAAGGCAAAGCAGAAATTCCCCGAAAAAGTGGAAAAGAAACATGCTGGGGAAGAGAAGGTTAAAAACAGGCACAAGGAAAAGCTAGATAAAGAGTATACCAAGGAGAAACGGTCTTCAAAAAGTGGAGAAGCAGAAAAGAGCTTGCTGGAGAAACTGGAGGAAGAAGCCCTCAATGAATACAGAGATGATTCCAATGATAAAATCAGTGAGATTTCTTCTGATAGCTTCACAGACAGAGGGCAAGACCCCGTACTCACCAATATCTTTGAGTCTTCCAACCTTTCACTTGCAGATGCCACTGAAGAGAAATTTAAGGAGTCtctgcctttgccttgccttccAGATAAACTCAAGGAGAAAGAGAGGCACAGGCATTCTTCATCCTCGTCAAAAAAAAGCCatgaaaaggaaaaagcaaagaaagagaaagctgAAAAGAAAGATAAAACAGATGAGTTTAAAGACTCCAGCAACAGGAAAGATTCTACTCAGTATGAGAAGGACTTTGCCATGGATGGAGAAGGCATTAGTATTTCTTATGGAACAAAAACAGAGGCTGAAGAAGAACTGGACAAAAACATGGAATATTTGTTtcctgaaaaaaaggaaaagaatgatGCTGAAAGAGAACTTCCAAAAAAGGCAGAGAAAGACAAAGCGTACAGCTCCAGCACAGTCAGCACAaccaaagagaagaagaagagggacaggcataaagaaaaatggaaggaggagagagagaagcacagaGACAAACACACTGATGGTTTCTTTAGGCACCATAAGGAGGAGCAGAAGTCTGCCAAAGACAAGGATAGCTCTCAAGTGATCACTCTTAAAGACAAATCAAAAGAGGAACCACCCAAATTTAATGACCTCAAAGTAAAGGAACGACTCAAGGAAAATCAAGAAAAGGACAAATCAGAGTGTCTTAAAATGAGCAACGGGAATGATAAAATAACCTTACCCAAAGAAGGCACCAAGAAGGACATCAGACCTAGGGAAAAGCTTTTGGGAGATGGTGACCTAATGATGACCAGCTTTGAGAGAATGTTGAGCCAAAAAGATCTTGAGATTGAAGAGCGCCACAAGAGACACAAAGAGAGAATGAAACAAATGGAGAAGATGAGGCATCGATCTGGAGACCCCAAATTAAAAGACAAAGTCAAGGCCAATGAGGATATGCGCAAGAGGAGTCTGGATTTGACTACAAAGAAACCACTAGCGCCTGACACTCAGTTAAAGGACAAGAAACTCAAAGATCTAGGCCCACTGGCTCCAGTAGTATCCCCAGATAACAAGAATCAACCTGTTGTTGGGGTGGATTCCAAGGATTGGATAGCTGGTCCCCAACTGAAGGAAATCCTACCTGCGTCTCCAAGGCCAGATCAGAACCGGCCAACAGGAGTTCCAACACCAGCATCTGTTGTTTCTTGCCCAAGCTATGAAGAGGTGATGCAGACACCAAGAACTCCATCTTGCAGCAACGAAGATTACACAGATCTGATGTTTGACTGTGCTGACTCTCAGCATTCATTGCCCATATCCACCATGTCCATGAACGCATGTTCTCCATCTTTCTTTGACAGATATTCCAACTCTTCAAGTGGATTCCCGGAGAACCCAAGTCAGACCCCAACAAGGACTATTCCCTCTACAAATCTTCACCGTTCAATGTCTGTAGATATCAGAAGAGCAGCAGAGGAAGAGTTCAATGTTGGGGACAAAtttttcaggcagcaaagtgtccCAGCCACTTCTAATTATGATTCTCCAGTTCAGCACTTGATGGAGGAGAAAGTATCTCTACCCTCCATTCCCATAGAAAAGTTCCCATGTTTGTCCCCAGAATATTATTCACCAGACTATGGAGTCCCATCCCCTAAAGCAGAGGCATTGCATTGCGCACCAGGAACTGCGGGCAATGTTGTTCAGTCCCCTGAAAGTGTATTTTCTGGATTGCAAGCCAAATCTTCCCCTTCTCATAGAGATGAGCTGCTTGCCCCTTCTGTTGAAAGTGCTCTCCCTCCAGATCTTGGCCTGCCTTTGGATGCCACAGAAGAGCAACAGGCAACTGCTTCCATTATGCCCCCAGAGTCCAGCTTTTTACCACCAATTGAAGACAACGAGTTTGGCTCTAGTATTCCGGAACAGAATAGTACTGAGTGGGAGACCACTCCAACAAGAAATTTGGATCCTCCTGTGCCTCAGAGTTTGATTGGCAATCCTTCTGATCACGCTGTCAGCTGGACAGTGGGATCAGAGCTGCTCATTAAATCTCCCCAACAGGGCCCTGATTCCCCAAAACCTTTCAGTTCTCCAGACATCCCACATCCCACACCTGTGCCCTTCATTGCTGCAGATTCCCTGCATCCCAGTTCCCCCGTTTCATACTCTCTCTCAGTGACTGAATCAAGGCTTGATACAGCAAAGGAAGATGCTGAAGAAGCTGTTCCAACAGAAATGGTGACTGCAGAACAGCAGGCTTCATATGCAGATTCCCCTGCTAGATTAGACACTTTCTTTAGTAATGGTAGTAAGCCTGTTCCAGAGGAAGCATCTGACACACCTTTGCAGCCAGCTAGCATGCCAGCAGAATCAAAAGTGGAGGCTGTTAATGCTCTTGAAAACTTGGAAGAGAGCACCATCGCCCCTGTAAATCCTGAGGAACAAGCTGCATGGCCTGATCCATTTCCAAATTCAGAGGATGACTTAGACCTGGGTCCTTTCTCTTTACCAGGATTGCCACTTCAATCAAAAGATGTTCCAGAGGAAGAATTGGCAGAGTCAGCTGAAGACACTCATGAGGCAGAACAGGAAACTACCAGTGCAGACTTTGTGGATGTTGGGGTGTCTTTGGGGGCTACAAACAAGCAGGATGACCTAACTCTTAACCAAAAGAGCATCCTTCCTGAGGAGCCATATCTACAAGCTGATGAGCAAAAGGCCAATGAGATTTCACTAGAAGTTGTGCCAGAAGCATCAAGTGCCCCAGAACAGAAAAATATAGAAGAAGCGGAGGCTCCCCAGAATATTCAGGAGGTGACACCAGCAGATCTTGCTCAGTCagagaccaaggaggaggaaacCAGTTGTGAAGAACTCTCCTCAGCTACTCTTGCATCAGACAGTGGTTCTCAAGCTAGTTTGAGCGAAGCAATCAGAACTGAGAGCACTGATGTTCAAGACATAGTGGTACCTGGAAGCAACAGCCAGATCCCTTCCTCTCAAACAGAAGTGCTGCAAGGGAGTACCCAGTTAGAATCCACAGAGCCACCACCCAAACCAGTCCCTGAAACCCCAAAGCCCCCCAAAATCGAAGAGATCCCACAACGGATCACCAGAAACCGAGCCCAGATGCTTGCCAATCAAAACAAacagaatgctgctgctgctgctactactgctactactacaactactactactacaacaacaactactactactacttctgaaAAAGAGTTGCCCCCTGCTTCTGCCCCTTCAACACGAGCAAAGGGGCGTGTTTCAGAGGAGGAAGATGCCCAGGCACAACATCCGCGGAAGCGCAGGTTCCAGCGCTCCaatcagcagctgcagcagcaaatcAACACCTCCACCCAGCAGACACGGGAGATGATCCAACAGACACTGGCTGCAATTGTTGATGCCATCAAGTTGGATGACATTGAACCTTACCACAGCGACAGGTCCAATCCCTATTTTGAGTACCTACAGATCAGGAAGAAAATTGAGGAGAAGCGGAAAATTCTCTGCTACATCACTCCCCAGGCACCCCAGTGTTATGCTGAGTATGTCACCTACACAGGCTCATACCTGCTGGATGGCAAACCTTTGAGCAAGCTGCACATTCCAGTG ATTGCACCCCCTCCATCGTTGGCAGATCCCCTCAAGGAGCTATTCAAGCAGCAGGAAGCAGTCCGTGGCAAGCTGCGCCTCCAGCATAGCATTGAGCGG GAGAAGCTGATTGTGTCATGTGAACAGGAGATTCTGAGGGTTCATTGCCGAGCAGCAAGGACAATAGCCAATCAAGCAGTGCCCTTCAGCGCATGCACCATGCTTCTGGATTCGGAGGTGTACAACATGCCTCTGGAAAATCAGGTCTGGGCCTGTCTTCTGATG GGAGATGAAAACAAATCCGTCAGAGATCGTTTCAATGCTCGCCAGTTCATTTCGTGGTTACAGGATGTGGATGACAAGTATGACCGGATGAAG ACGTGCCTGTTGATGCGACAGCAACATGAAGCAGCGGCCTTAAATGCAGTGCAACGAATGGAGTGGCAGCTGAAAGTGCAGGAGCTGGACCCTGCTGGGCACAAATCGCTCTGTGTGAACGAGGTGCCCTCGTTCTACGTGCCAATGGTGGACGTGAACGATGACTTTGTGCTCTTGCCGGCATGA